The Altererythrobacter sp. H2 genomic sequence TCGGCCTTGAACACAAGCGCGTCTCCCTGATTGATGTCGAAGATGCATTTGCGCATGAAGGCGTCAAGTCTGTTACAGACAGGCTATCCACAGGGATGTCCTCACGCGCGCCATGCCAACCACTGCAAACGTCACCCGTTTCGCCCCCAGCCCGAACGGGCCGCTGCACCTCGGCCACGCGTTCTCGGCGGTCATGGCGCACGATCTGGCGCGGGCGAATGGCGGGCGATTCCTGCTGCGCATCGAGGATATTGACGGGCCGCGCAGCCGGCCCGAACTGGCGGACGAGTTCCGCCGCGATCTGGCATGGCTCGGGCTGGAATGGGAAGAAGTGCCTGCGCAATCCACCCGGCTTGGCAGCTATCGCAATGCAGCCGCGCGGCTTGAGGCCATGGGCCTGCTCTATCCATGTACGTGCACCCGCAAGGACATCGAGCAAGCGGGGGCAACGCCAGGCCCGGAGGGTCTGGTCTATCCCGGCACCTGCAAGGGCAGGCCGGTCGATCCGGCGCAACCGGCGGCGCTGCGGCTCGACATTGTCCGGGCGCTGGCCCTGACCGGGCCGCTCACATGGGAAGACGCGCTCACCGGTGTCCAGCAGGCCGATCCGCTGGCGCTGGGCGATGTCGTGCTGGTGCGCAAGGACCTGCCCGCCAGCTATCACCTTGCCGCGACGCTGGACGATGCGGCAGACGGCGTCACCCTGGTCACCCGGGGAGCGGACCTGTTCGCGGCCACGCACATCCACCGGCTGCTTCAGGCCCTGCTCGATTTGCCCGTGCCGCGCTGGCATCACCATCCCCTGCTGGTGGACGAAACGGGCCGCAAGCTGGCCAAGCGGCGGGGTTCGGGTG encodes the following:
- the gluQRS gene encoding tRNA glutamyl-Q(34) synthetase GluQRS, encoding MPTTANVTRFAPSPNGPLHLGHAFSAVMAHDLARANGGRFLLRIEDIDGPRSRPELADEFRRDLAWLGLEWEEVPAQSTRLGSYRNAAARLEAMGLLYPCTCTRKDIEQAGATPGPEGLVYPGTCKGRPVDPAQPAALRLDIVRALALTGPLTWEDALTGVQQADPLALGDVVLVRKDLPASYHLAATLDDAADGVTLVTRGADLFAATHIHRLLQALLDLPVPRWHHHPLLVDETGRKLAKRRGSGGSGFGLAERRLRGEDGPALAASLRQHNFPAGISLAST